Proteins encoded by one window of Candidatus Paceibacterota bacterium:
- a CDS encoding ribonuclease H-like domain-containing protein, with translation MQTIFFDIETCALPEAEIAAMMPPFDPAEVKTGNLKDPDKIAAKLAEAEMNHRRDFVERAALDPLTGRVVAIGMLYLAGGRFDVIGHDDEAQTLREFWQACRGEMGRVHQMVGFNIYQFDLPFLFRRSWKHRVEMPFGIRRGRYWADEMVDLRDNWQLGDRQSRGSLDSISKHLGLGAKNGDGKQFAELWRSDRDKAVAYLRNDVELTARVAGVLGVTPMVAEELAY, from the coding sequence ATGCAAACGATTTTTTTCGACATTGAAACGTGCGCTCTGCCGGAGGCAGAGATCGCAGCGATGATGCCGCCCTTCGACCCGGCTGAGGTGAAGACGGGCAATCTGAAGGACCCGGACAAAATCGCCGCCAAGCTGGCGGAAGCGGAGATGAATCACCGCCGCGATTTTGTCGAGCGCGCGGCACTGGACCCTTTGACGGGTCGGGTGGTCGCGATTGGGATGCTTTACCTGGCCGGCGGCAGATTCGATGTCATCGGCCACGATGACGAGGCGCAGACGCTGCGCGAGTTCTGGCAGGCCTGCCGCGGCGAGATGGGCCGCGTTCACCAGATGGTGGGCTTCAACATCTACCAGTTTGATCTGCCGTTCCTTTTCCGGCGGTCGTGGAAGCATCGGGTCGAGATGCCGTTCGGCATCCGACGCGGGCGATACTGGGCCGACGAGATGGTTGACCTGCGCGACAACTGGCAGCTCGGCGACCGCCAATCGCGTGGTTCGCTGGACAGTATTTCCAAACATCTCGGGCTGGGTGCGAAGAACGGTGACGGGAAGCAGTTCGCCGAGCTGTGGCGCTCGGATCGCGACAAGGCCGTCGCGTATCTGCGGAACGATGTGGAGCTGACGGCGCGGGTTGCCGGCGTGCTGGGTGTGACGCCGATGGTCGCAGAGGAGCTGGCGTATTGA
- a CDS encoding PIF1 family DEAD/DEAH box helicase, translating into MDLNETTMQGATIGALPDEGRAVRPRWTPEQLAKMEAPIDEGRRFVAAALAGRNCFLTGMAGTGKSTLLRRFIEECLHSTNIQRVDVTAPTGVAALNVGGMTIHRFCGMMLGPQAGQSNEEYFALLQRDPRRSILAGFNRVRRCEVLVIDEVSMLQGRHFDFVEFLFRRLRGRDEPFGGCQVIATGDFLQLPPVRTSESEPYDWAFRTPAWAAAEFKTVVLDTVRRQDEASFVQALASFRVGRVWGECARLLQSRVRRNPPATMPRLFTHNAQVDRWNAFQLSELPGEESVLEAEQSGPEHQREFLVKNLLTPETLRVKPGALVMFTVNKNEPDRREPLFVNGQIGTVEAVEPGRVVVRTGGGVLRVERFAWRFDAQDDSSAAFSQFPLRLAWAMTIHKAQGLTLDSAFLDIRAAREPGQAYVAVSRVRSLAGLNFKEWFKGVHVAPEAIEFYRAMAA; encoded by the coding sequence ATGGACCTGAATGAAACCACAATGCAGGGGGCCACCATTGGGGCTCTCCCCGACGAGGGGAGAGCCGTTCGTCCGCGCTGGACTCCTGAGCAACTGGCGAAGATGGAAGCGCCGATTGATGAAGGGAGACGGTTTGTGGCGGCGGCCCTGGCCGGTCGGAACTGTTTTCTGACCGGCATGGCCGGCACGGGCAAGAGCACGCTGTTGCGGCGCTTTATCGAAGAGTGCCTGCACAGCACGAACATCCAGCGCGTTGACGTTACCGCGCCGACCGGCGTGGCGGCCTTGAACGTGGGCGGCATGACGATTCACCGGTTTTGCGGGATGATGCTGGGGCCGCAGGCGGGGCAGTCGAATGAAGAGTACTTCGCCCTGCTACAGCGCGACCCGCGGCGGTCGATTCTGGCGGGGTTTAACCGGGTGCGGCGCTGCGAAGTCCTGGTCATTGACGAAGTATCCATGCTCCAGGGCCGACATTTTGACTTTGTCGAATTTCTGTTCCGGCGACTGCGGGGCCGCGATGAACCTTTTGGCGGGTGCCAGGTGATCGCCACCGGTGACTTCCTGCAACTGCCGCCTGTCCGGACCAGCGAGAGCGAGCCTTATGACTGGGCATTTCGGACGCCGGCCTGGGCGGCGGCCGAGTTCAAGACCGTGGTGTTAGACACGGTCCGGCGGCAGGATGAGGCGTCGTTCGTCCAGGCGCTGGCCAGCTTCCGGGTTGGCCGCGTGTGGGGCGAGTGTGCCCGTCTGCTGCAATCGCGGGTGCGGCGCAATCCGCCGGCCACCATGCCGCGCCTGTTTACTCACAACGCCCAGGTGGACAGGTGGAACGCATTCCAGCTTTCCGAGCTGCCGGGCGAGGAAAGCGTGTTGGAAGCCGAGCAGAGCGGTCCGGAGCACCAACGCGAGTTCCTCGTCAAGAATCTGCTAACCCCGGAGACGTTGCGGGTGAAGCCCGGAGCGCTCGTTATGTTCACCGTGAACAAGAACGAGCCGGACCGGCGCGAGCCGTTGTTCGTCAACGGGCAGATTGGCACGGTCGAGGCCGTCGAGCCCGGCAGGGTGGTGGTGCGCACTGGCGGCGGGGTGCTGAGGGTCGAGCGGTTCGCCTGGCGTTTTGATGCGCAGGACGACAGCTCGGCGGCCTTCAGCCAGTTCCCGCTACGGCTGGCATGGGCGATGACAATTCATAAGGCGCAAGGGTTGACGCTGGATTCGGCGTTCCTGGACATCCGCGCCGCCCGGGAACCGGGCCAGGCCTATGTTGCCGTGTCGCGAGTGCGGTCGCTGGCGGGGCTGAATTTCAAGGAGTGGTTCAAGGGGGTCCACGTGGCGCCCGAGGCAATCGAGTTCTACAGGGCGATGGCGGCTTAG
- a CDS encoding LuxR C-terminal-related transcriptional regulator has translation MRPRRTIPVRRGRPMFWRGSAVTAKLYPGLARKLSCHGRREEVLAGIWAGKGTKEIAADLGISAKTVEYHRAMLFSVFGVRDTVSLCRRALLAGVIHLDGRRDEQGRQLR, from the coding sequence ATGCGCCCGAGACGAACCATTCCCGTCAGACGCGGCCGGCCCATGTTTTGGCGCGGGTCGGCGGTGACAGCGAAGCTGTATCCGGGGTTGGCGAGGAAGCTTTCGTGCCATGGCCGGCGCGAAGAGGTGCTGGCTGGCATTTGGGCCGGGAAGGGAACGAAGGAAATTGCGGCTGACCTGGGCATCAGCGCCAAGACGGTGGAATACCACCGGGCGATGCTGTTTAGCGTCTTTGGGGTGCGCGACACGGTCAGCCTGTGCCGGCGCGCGCTCTTGGCAGGGGTCATCCATCTGGATGGCCGGCGGGATGAGCAGGGCAGGCAACTGAGATGA
- a CDS encoding bifunctional DNA primase/polymerase — protein sequence MTEALMEIENGLESTPQRVNGESEGSALERFTARLGEDVFFVPCEWGTKKPLVTYVERPFEGTKTPAYQALFEVEPTNIAVYLGKASGGLCAIDFDADEDLAAFLAANPKLAGTMQSRGSRGGMVWLRIEGDYPESCNPEHKRFEWRADRRLSTIYGLHPKGMEYSLVVDAAPVTLPFSEIVWPAEWELPWLNGGDGKLRLLYGEPFYTNDKGALTGINEAYWAGLHASENEILFEKDEKAFYAYAGDTGLYAVESDDGIRTKISGRMLEASRQANVFDLQKRRTAKTLNSVISHLRGIVEQEKPFAERRKVIHLANGVIVFNGADAELRPFSPEYRSRHRSPIAFDENAKCERFLNELVLPAVDPEDVELLQKFAGMFLLGYNRAQRLLILDGEAGRGKTQFANVMQGVVGMANVTQLRTKHLAERFELFRYLKRTLLVGVDVEADFLSTKGAAVLKGLVGGDWFDAEQKGGTGSFQLQGTFNVMITSNARLRVRLQGDVGAWARRLNIVRYEAPPPAKKINDFGAYLVRTEGSGILNWALLGAQMVLSEIPDDGGDLKLTARQRGIVDSLLAESDSLRHFLQDRVIADSYGDLTVTELVEGYGAYCPERKWQPLPITEVHNKLEGLMLELFGVTKRHDVKREDKNQRGFSGVKFLTEGETLQSATI from the coding sequence ATGACTGAAGCTTTGATGGAAATCGAAAATGGCTTGGAGAGCACCCCCCAGCGCGTTAACGGGGAGTCTGAGGGGTCTGCTTTGGAGCGGTTTACTGCGCGGCTGGGTGAAGACGTCTTCTTCGTCCCGTGCGAGTGGGGCACGAAGAAGCCGCTGGTGACCTACGTTGAGCGGCCGTTCGAGGGAACGAAGACGCCGGCTTACCAGGCGCTGTTTGAGGTCGAACCGACCAACATCGCTGTTTACCTGGGCAAGGCATCGGGCGGGCTCTGCGCGATTGATTTTGACGCGGATGAGGATTTGGCCGCGTTCCTGGCGGCCAATCCGAAGCTGGCGGGCACAATGCAGTCGCGCGGGAGCCGCGGCGGCATGGTCTGGCTGCGGATCGAGGGGGACTACCCCGAGAGCTGCAACCCGGAACACAAGCGCTTTGAATGGCGGGCGGACAGGCGGCTTTCGACCATCTACGGCCTGCATCCGAAGGGGATGGAGTACAGCCTGGTGGTTGATGCCGCGCCCGTGACCTTGCCGTTCTCAGAAATCGTGTGGCCGGCGGAATGGGAATTGCCGTGGCTGAATGGGGGCGACGGAAAGCTGCGGCTGCTTTACGGAGAACCTTTCTACACCAATGACAAGGGCGCGCTGACGGGTATCAACGAGGCCTATTGGGCGGGATTGCACGCGTCGGAGAATGAAATCCTGTTCGAGAAGGATGAGAAGGCGTTTTACGCCTACGCGGGCGACACCGGGCTTTACGCGGTCGAGTCGGATGATGGGATTCGGACGAAGATCTCAGGGCGGATGCTGGAGGCATCGCGCCAGGCGAACGTGTTCGACCTGCAGAAGCGGCGCACAGCGAAGACGCTGAACAGCGTCATCTCGCATTTGCGCGGGATTGTGGAACAGGAGAAGCCGTTCGCCGAGCGGCGCAAGGTGATCCACCTAGCCAACGGGGTGATTGTCTTCAACGGAGCGGACGCGGAGTTGCGGCCGTTCTCGCCGGAATACCGGTCGCGGCACCGGTCGCCGATCGCTTTCGACGAGAACGCGAAGTGTGAGCGGTTCCTCAACGAGCTGGTCCTGCCCGCGGTGGATCCCGAAGACGTCGAGCTGTTGCAGAAGTTCGCCGGCATGTTTCTGCTCGGCTACAACCGCGCCCAGCGATTGCTGATCCTGGACGGCGAGGCCGGGCGGGGCAAAACGCAGTTTGCCAACGTCATGCAGGGGGTGGTTGGCATGGCCAATGTGACGCAGCTTCGCACGAAGCACCTCGCCGAGCGGTTTGAGCTGTTCCGCTATCTCAAGCGGACCCTGTTGGTGGGCGTGGACGTGGAAGCGGATTTCCTGAGCACCAAGGGCGCCGCCGTGCTGAAGGGGTTGGTCGGCGGCGATTGGTTCGACGCCGAGCAGAAGGGCGGGACTGGCAGTTTCCAACTGCAAGGCACGTTCAACGTGATGATCACGTCCAACGCGCGCTTACGGGTGCGCTTGCAGGGGGATGTTGGGGCGTGGGCGCGGCGGTTGAACATCGTGCGGTATGAAGCGCCGCCGCCGGCGAAGAAGATCAACGATTTTGGGGCTTACCTCGTGCGGACCGAGGGCAGCGGCATTTTGAATTGGGCGCTCCTGGGCGCGCAAATGGTGCTGAGCGAGATCCCGGACGATGGCGGCGATTTGAAGCTGACGGCGCGCCAGCGCGGGATTGTGGATTCCTTGCTCGCCGAGAGCGACAGCCTGCGACACTTCCTCCAGGACCGGGTTATCGCCGACAGCTACGGCGATTTGACCGTGACCGAGCTGGTCGAGGGCTACGGCGCGTATTGCCCGGAGCGCAAGTGGCAGCCGTTGCCGATTACCGAGGTCCATAACAAGCTGGAAGGGCTGATGCTGGAGCTGTTCGGCGTGACCAAGCGGCATGACGTGAAGCGCGAGGACAAGAACCAGCGCGGGTTTAGCGGGGTGAAATTCCTGACGGAGGGGGAGACTTTGCAGTCGGCCACCATATGA